One genomic region from Paroceanicella profunda encodes:
- the phnG gene encoding phosphonate C-P lyase system protein PhnG — protein MSRNDGPAEQTTARQGWMGLLARAGAGDLAALWAEAGLAPRFTWARAPEFGGVMVRGRAGGSGAPFNLGEMTVTRCALTLEGGAVGHACVAGRDREKARIAALCDALMQTEAADTVRARILAPLEARMQAARQARAAKAAATKVDFFTMVRGDN, from the coding sequence CTGTCGCGCAACGACGGACCGGCAGAGCAGACGACTGCCCGACAGGGCTGGATGGGGCTTCTGGCGCGCGCCGGGGCCGGAGATCTCGCCGCGCTCTGGGCAGAGGCGGGGCTGGCGCCGCGCTTCACCTGGGCGCGGGCGCCGGAATTCGGCGGCGTGATGGTGCGCGGCCGGGCCGGGGGCTCGGGTGCGCCGTTCAACCTCGGCGAGATGACCGTGACGCGCTGCGCGCTCACGTTGGAGGGCGGCGCGGTGGGCCATGCCTGCGTGGCCGGGCGGGACCGGGAGAAGGCCCGCATCGCCGCCCTGTGCGACGCGCTGATGCAGACGGAGGCGGCCGACACGGTGCGCGCCCGCATCCTCGCGCCGCTGGAGGCGCGGATGCAGGCCGCCCGCCAGGCCCGCGCCGCGAAGGCGGCGGCCACGAAGGTCGATTTCTTCACCATGGTCCGGGGGGACAACTGA
- the phnH gene encoding phosphonate C-P lyase system protein PhnH, whose product MQAETLSGGFGDTARDAARAFRAVLDAMARPGTLHTLAGVAPPAPLPVASGAVALTMCDPETPVWLAPSLATPQVEGWLRFHTGAPLAPRDEAMFAFGGWEEMLPLDDFAIGTAEFPDRSATLVVSLPELAATGARLTGPGIREAAALSLPETAAFARNALLYPLGLDFIFTCGSRLAALPRTTIVEG is encoded by the coding sequence ATGCAGGCCGAGACGCTTTCCGGCGGATTCGGGGACACGGCGCGCGACGCCGCCCGCGCCTTCCGCGCCGTGCTTGACGCGATGGCCCGCCCGGGCACGCTGCACACGCTGGCCGGGGTGGCGCCGCCGGCGCCGCTGCCCGTCGCCTCCGGCGCCGTCGCGCTGACGATGTGCGACCCGGAAACCCCGGTCTGGCTGGCGCCGTCGCTGGCCACGCCGCAGGTGGAGGGCTGGTTGCGCTTCCACACCGGCGCGCCGCTTGCCCCGCGCGATGAGGCGATGTTCGCCTTCGGAGGCTGGGAGGAGATGCTCCCGCTCGACGATTTCGCCATCGGCACGGCGGAGTTCCCGGACCGCTCCGCCACCCTGGTGGTGAGCCTGCCGGAGCTCGCCGCCACCGGCGCGCGCCTCACCGGGCCGGGCATCCGCGAGGCCGCGGCGCTGAGCCTGCCGGAGACGGCGGCCTTCGCGCGCAACGCCCTGCTCTACCCGCTGGGGCTGGACTTCATCTTCACCTGCGGCAGCCGCCTCGCGGCGCTGCCGCGCACCACCATCGTGGAGGGCTGA
- a CDS encoding carbon-phosphorus lyase complex subunit PhnI, which produces MYVAVKGGERAIENAHAWLAEERRGDVTVPELSVAQIREQMHLAVSRVMAEGSLYDPDLAALAIKQSRGDLIEAIFLIRAYRTTLPRFGASRPVETAGMACIRRVSATFKDAPGGQVLGPTFDYTHRLLDFALAAEGEVPPAPEAAPAAGPVPHITGFLNREGLIQQEHPFEATPPDLTREPLETPADRALRLQALARGDEGFILGLGYSTQRGYAKNHAFVAELRIGAVEVALDIPELGFAVTIAEIEVTECETVNQFKGSKVEPPQFTRGYGLAFGMAERKVISMALVDRALRWRELGEDFVGAPAQDEEFVLYHCDSIQATGFVEHIKLPHYVDFQAELELVRRMRREATAAQAEAQAMKEAAE; this is translated from the coding sequence ATGTATGTTGCCGTGAAGGGTGGCGAGCGCGCCATCGAGAACGCCCACGCTTGGCTGGCGGAGGAGCGCCGGGGCGATGTCACGGTGCCCGAACTCTCCGTGGCGCAGATCCGCGAGCAGATGCATCTGGCGGTGAGCCGGGTGATGGCCGAGGGCTCGCTCTACGACCCCGACCTCGCCGCGCTCGCCATCAAGCAGTCGCGCGGAGACCTGATCGAGGCGATCTTTCTCATCCGCGCCTACCGCACCACCCTGCCGCGCTTCGGCGCCAGCCGGCCGGTGGAGACCGCCGGGATGGCCTGCATCCGCCGGGTGTCGGCCACGTTCAAGGACGCGCCGGGCGGCCAGGTGCTGGGCCCCACCTTCGACTACACGCACCGGCTGCTGGACTTCGCGCTGGCCGCCGAGGGCGAGGTGCCGCCCGCGCCCGAGGCCGCGCCGGCCGCGGGCCCGGTGCCGCACATCACCGGCTTTCTCAACCGCGAGGGGCTGATCCAGCAGGAGCACCCCTTCGAGGCCACGCCGCCCGACCTCACCCGCGAGCCGCTGGAAACCCCGGCCGACCGGGCGCTGCGCCTGCAGGCGCTGGCGCGCGGCGACGAGGGCTTCATCCTCGGCCTGGGCTATTCCACCCAGCGCGGCTACGCGAAGAACCACGCCTTCGTGGCCGAGCTGCGCATCGGCGCGGTGGAGGTGGCGTTGGACATTCCCGAGCTGGGCTTCGCCGTCACCATCGCCGAGATCGAGGTGACGGAGTGCGAGACAGTGAACCAGTTCAAGGGCTCGAAGGTCGAGCCGCCGCAGTTCACCCGGGGCTACGGGCTCGCCTTCGGCATGGCCGAGCGCAAGGTGATCTCGATGGCGCTGGTGGACCGGGCGCTGCGCTGGCGCGAGCTGGGCGAGGATTTCGTCGGCGCCCCGGCGCAGGACGAGGAATTCGTGCTCTACCATTGCGACAGCATTCAGGCGACCGGCTTCGTCGAGCATATCAAGCTGCCGCATTACGTCGATTTCCAGGCCGAGCTGGAGCTGGTGCGCCGGATGCGGCGCGAGGCCACCGCGGCACAGGCCGAGGCCCAGGCCATGAAGGAGGCCGCCGAATGA